A stretch of DNA from Macrotis lagotis isolate mMagLag1 chromosome X, bilby.v1.9.chrom.fasta, whole genome shotgun sequence:
CACCTGCTCTGGCCACATCAGTACCTTGTAGACATCAGTATGGGAGGCCTTAGCTGAACACTGGAGCCCATGCTCCTGAGTCAACATCTCTGCCAGGCGCAGCTGGAAGGCAGCTCTAACTCGCTGTATGGCATCTGCATCCTGGGGCCACTGTCCACTGCCCTCTAGGTGGCATACCACTTCAGGGAAGAGAAAGATGAGGGGTTAGCTCTGGTCAGACCCTAGGGTCCACACTTTACCACCTTCCACCACAAGTTAAATCATTTGTGGGTGCTCTGAGTCCCTATGTCCCCAGCAGTAGCATAAACATAACTCCCTCACCATTGATGGCATCCACAAAGACTGGGCAGGGTTTGCTTGGCCGAGGCAGCAGTGCATCCCGTTTTTCCAAGTGGTCATGGAATGTGAAATCAAGCCAGACAGGAACAGGGGAAAATACCTAAGGAGGAAATGGATTCATTGTGGTGGGACCAGCAGCTAGCAGGGCCAGGGCAAAAGGGGAAGAAAGGCCTTTGGGCAGTCACTCACATCGGTATAGCGCAGAGCAGCATGAGCTCCCTGGACAGAGGTGACAGGCAGGGGCAGCCCTTTGAGCCCCCACAGCTGGCGGCTCAGCTGGTCATAGGAGCGCACCACCATCGCCAGCGCCTCCTCGCCTGTGCTATGAGCCTGTCAGGGGAAAGATAGGCACAGGATAACACCACCCTTAAAATCAACCAAGTATTCAGGCTTCTGGAATTGAACCAAGTGAAAACAGCAGAGCAGAAGCACTGGGATGATCAGAGTATAAACAATGGCCCTGCCCAGCTGAAGTTTTGGTGAAGTCCTAGCACCATCTGTAGGACACTTTTGGAACACTACCCCTCTCACAGCCCAtgggagacaattttttttttaaaagcaggtCAGTTAGTAACCAGACTGAGTGCCATCCCCTGGGTAGTGTTACTTCCTCCCCTAGGGCCTCACCTCTTTGGGGACTCTGATCAGAGGGTCCAGGCAGCCCCCTACATAATGGACGTAGGAATCTGGAATACCTGCATggctgggaaggaagagaaacagagacagaagacTGTCAACTATTCAGCTGTCTTATTTGTTTCTATTACACTGTTGTTCTTAGTCCAGACATGTCATTTTTTAAGGATACAGGACTCCCCTGGATGCTTCCCTACATTGCTGCAATCCACCATTCATCTCAACCTATGACTCTCTGCCATGGGCCCATGATGTTATATGCCCAGCCCTACCCCTCATCCAGCCAGGatgtcagatgaggaaactgaacccagGTTTCCTGTCTCTTAGAACAGATCTCTTAACCAGTACTCCATGCTACATCTTTTATTAGATAGGGTGTCCCCAAGTCTTAGTGAAGTTTTTAGTTATTAGAGCTATTAAATTATGAatagtttaaattatttaaaCCCTAAAACTTCTATACTTAGCTCATATTTACATGGTTGGCACCGTACAAGATACCAAGAACTCACCTCATAATATATCCTCAGAGGTAGGCATTGAAGatattaatatctccattttacagaaaaagaaactgaagctctgTTCACCAATATATCTAAAGAAGGGGAGATGCCTCAAAGTCTAGTcacataaagattaaaaaattctgGGATAAGACTCAGGGGAGACCTGGCACATACAAAAGACTTAAAGTCAGTGCCCACAGTCACTGCTCACTGCCTATAGGTCAACCCATGGAGAAGAGTAGAAATTAGAAATTCCTACATCTGGGAGGAGGGCAGGACGCAGTGACCAGGGTCACTCTGAGACGGTGGGGTCTTGCAAATACTCTTCCTCCAATTAAgctgaactccttgaggacagaaaacTAGGGAAGGTAAGCTAAAGGCCAAGAGGATTCCCAAATTAAAAGGAAGATAATGACATATGAACCTTAAAATCAATTCTCCCCAGCTCTTAAGTTCTACTGGTGGGAGAGGAAGGACAGCTTACCCCCCAAGTTTAGACCAAGTAAAGCCACCAGCTTGTCCTGGGATTGGTAGGGGCTAGAAGGTGAATGGCATTCTAGTCTTACAAGCACTAGAGTGAGTTGGGAGAGCTGGTCTCCAGTTCTGGTAGCTGTATTATTTTAAGTCAATCAATTAAAAAGATTGGATTAACTGATCTAAGTCTCCTTAGATAGCAACAGCAGTTTATGAAGGACACTTACAGTTTCAGGAGGTGAGTGATCACCTGGTGGGGCAGGAGGCGCTTCTCCGCCATGGATTCAGCCTTCCACAGAACAGCCTCCCGGATAGATCCATCCTGGAAACGCCTTAGCTCTGATCTTGAACCCCAGAACTGACGAAAGTCAGCAGCCTGGAGTAGGGAAGGGGGCAAAAGTTGTAAAAAACAAAGAGATCAGGCGAACTACCAAAAGCAGTAcaactctttcttctctttgaaatGGGTTAAAAAAGTAAAGTTCCTTAATCAGCCTCCACTGGATGGGCTCCCTAATGAGACTAGTGTTGTCAGAGGCAGATCCacttctgctcccttcttcccacccatCCTCAGATTTCCTCATGGTTCTGGGGTACTCACCTCTGGATGATCAGCTTCAGGTCCCATCTCTAGGACACTGACTAGGCCCTCAGGCCGGAGCAGCAATCCCAAGGACAAGGCACCCCGGTCCTTGTGCTTTGGTGGGTTCTGGTTGATCTCCCactgtaatgggggggggggggagaagaaccGTATGACCTGTATCTTTATGAGTAAACCTAGACCAGGTCTTTTCCAATGTCAGcccattcccttctccaaagGTCTTTGGGAAACTTCCTTAGCCTATTACACTGCTTACCTGAGGCACAGAGGTCCGAGAATGAGTCAACAAGGTCAGACGGGAACCCAGGCCTCGTTCCAGTAGGGCAGTCAAGATGGGAAGTATGGCAGCCACATAGTCTCCTCCATGGTCCTGCAGTTCTGACCACAGCTTCAGTTTTCGGCAGGCAGCATACAAACAGCTCACAGGATGTAAACTGGGGAgggagagatcaagaaaaagaaaaaggacaaagaaaaattaagactCCCGAGTTGAACTAGTGCTCTCCAGGAAGCCCACCAGAATCACCCCTTTTGTCCTCCCCACTCCATCTCACTGGAGAACGTGGTCAAAGGTTCGGATCATTGGTTTGCGTGTCATAAGCAGTGTCTGGAACCCATCTACAGTCTTGTCATCTAGCACAGTCATAGAGAGCCGGGCTTCATATTGCACCTGAGGGAAAGGGACAGAGAGGGGACACTTTGGACCCTGAGCAGTGGGACAAGCTTCCCAAGGTCTGGAGCATTTTTATCCTGAGAATGTGCTTCCTTTAGTGTTCTCAACACAGAGCAGAAGAGATCCAGATACCTGCTGATATGTGGGAACTGTGACATCCGCACAGAGATTGAGGTGGCCTGAAGGATCCACGAAGACCACGGAGAAGGCCTGATGGAAGTCAGCCACAGCTGGCTGAGGTGGAGAAAAGCAAAGAGGTCAAGGACAAAAGGATGGTTGAGTCAGGGTCCTTCAGCTCCACCATCCTCTCCCCTAGACCTTCTTCCCATCTATCCCTACCCTCTAGCTATTCCCTCTTATCCCCATCCCCAACATTACCCCACCAGGGCTCCCACTGACCAGAGATGGATCCAAACTACGACACAAGCTGATGCCATTGACTGTCAGATCGGTGGCAGCTGGAGTTGAAAGTGAAGGAAGATGTGTAATAGGTCAGCCCTTGCACTGTGAGAAGGCTGTGCACACCtcaaccaaccccccccccacatacacaacCCGCACTCCTCACTGCTGATTCAATGAGCTACCAGAGGACCCCCCCATCCAAAgaaattcctattaaaatactgCAGACAGATGAGTCATTCAACTTTGTTTGCAGTATAAAGACAGCCCCTtctatttttagataattttaattgttaGTAAATTTTTCCTCACATGAAGCCCAGATCTGCCTATCTATTGGTGCTCCCAGCTCTGTCCTCTTGATTCCCCTTCCACAtgactttccttctcttcccagcTAAACACCTGCTGTTCCTTCAGTCAGTCCTCCCATGGCACTGACTCAAAGACCTTTGGCACTCTCACTGCCTTCCCCTGGAAGCTCTCCAGGCAGTCTAAAATATGGAGCCTAGAACATCACAATCTGTCAGGTGTAATCTCTCACCTGGAAGTTTGTTTTCCAAATGCAGCCCTCAAGTGAATTAGTTTTTACTGGTTACCGAATAACATTGTTGACTAGGAGCTGTTATCAATCAAAAATGTCCAGATTTTCTTTTAAACAGGACAATGTCTGGTCATGTCTTTCCCCACTTTGGACTTACAAAATCAATTCCTCTCAAGGCCTCAATCTACTGGTTTACAAAACAGGGCTGATAAAAGATAGGTGGAGAAAAATCTTCCCCAATAACCCAAGATACTCAGTTTTTTAATTCATCCTCATTCATCTCTATACCTCACCTAGGAACTGCAAAACATTCCTCAGGACTTGATAGCCACTCATAGACTTGCTGACTTTTCGAGTAGACACTAAGAAGGCCACCAGCATGGAAATAATGAAGCCACTGAAGCCTCCGACACCCTAAGAAAAAAAGTTTGAGGATGGAAAGATTGGCCTTTGAAGAGATCCTTCAGTTTGATCCAAAGACTAATGACACCAGGCAGGAGGAGAGAATATGAATGGTTCTCCCTGATTCCACCACTCAAGACAATCCAGACCCACCACCACCTACTCCAGGATTAAACCCTGGTACTATGTAGACATTCAGGGATGTTTCAGCAATGAATGTTTCCCAGGGAAAGACCTAGAGAATAAGGCTTCAGATGGAATGAGGCAAAATGGGGCACCCCATTCCCAGGTCAAACCTTATCCAAATCCCGCTGGCGTAGCCAAACTTTAAGCAAAATAATGCCATCCCGAAGGCCAGGGGAGGAGGCAAGCATGGTTGACAGAAGGTGAAGGTGAGACTCCATAACTTCATCAAAGAGAAGCAAGGCATTATAGTGAGGGGTGGGAGTATCCAGGACACCTGAGGTGGGGGTCAAATCAGGGAGAGATTGATTAGTAAAGAAAAACTAGACCTTCTCCTTTCCCTACACCATCTTCCCCCAAAATCTTCTAACCATCCCACTCCAATCTTCATCCCCTAGATATGCCTTTTTTCTCCTAAAGCTCCCCAGCACTTGCCCTTACCCTCTTCTGGAGCAGTCTTGTCCCAGAACCAGGTAGTGCGGACATTGTTCTTGGAGGGCAGCAGGCGGCATAGACGAAAGAACCCAGATGGTGGGCAGGGGTATAGGCGCACAGTGACCAGTCGCTCATCCTTTCCTGGGGAAGAGGTAGGGGACATTGAGATCCTGGATTTCCTCTCACCCTGCAGGTTCCCTGAGTGTTGGGGGCATTCAAGTGGGAAAATCCAGAAGACAGGAGATTTTTGTCTGCTATCTTAATCTAGGGACCCTTCCAGGGCAAAGTCTAATACTTCTGCATCTAAACACGAACCTGCAGGACACAGCAGCAATAGGGGCTTCAGGTGACAACCATTTATGTAGGAGAAACGGACACTGCCAAAGAGTGGGTCTTGGGACAAGCGGTGGCCCAGATGAGCAATGTAAAGGGCGCGTTTCCTTAGGTAGCGCTGATTTAGCCCATCTTTGTCCTGTAGGATCTCCTGTGGACAGAATGGAACAGAGAGATAGCTTTATGTGAGGGAGAGGGGACCAGTGCAAGGATCAAAGGTCTTCAAATTCTAGGTCTCACTGTCATTCATTGGTTGTATGATCACTGGCAAATGGTTAAGCTAAGTATGGAATTTAATACCATATTCacttcataaatgaggaaactgaagctcagagaggatcaatgatttccccaaagtcacaaGATGTGTTTGTGGAAGAACCTGAACTAGAACTTGGGTCTAATTCTTGCTCAAACTCATCTATTAGAATGAACAGAATAACTTTTAATGAGtcagtatttcttttctttttttttttttgcaaggcaaatggggttaagtggcttgcccaaggccataaagctaggtaattattaagtgtctgaggttggatttgaactcagatactcctgactccagggccagtgctctatccactgtgccacctagcctccccctataAGTGAATATTTCTAATGGTGGTTTCAATGTTGAGTATAGGGTTTACAGGGAGTAAAGATCTGTAATAATTACTTTTCCCAGTGCTCTTTAATCTTAATGCTTTCCCTGAGATTGCCTCCATTTTATCCTGTATCTAgcttaataattaaaataatttttaaaaaaactagcatttatatagagatagCACCTATGATATGGCAGGTACTCTTctaaatgttttgcaaatattttctttttaaagattttttcagaatttatcgagacaatcat
This window harbors:
- the NOL6 gene encoding LOW QUALITY PROTEIN: nucleolar protein 6 (The sequence of the model RefSeq protein was modified relative to this genomic sequence to represent the inferred CDS: inserted 1 base in 1 codon); this encodes MTDQSWLPKDVRVPFIQKPYAVKGRFQFLPPTQVTVVGSYLLGTCVRPEVNVDVVLTMPKEILQDKDGLNQRYLRKRALYIAHLGHRLSQDPLFGSVRFSYINGCHLKPLLLLCPAGKDERLVTVRLYPCPPSGFFRLCRLLPSKNNVRTTWFWDKTAPEEGVLDTPTPHYNALLLFDEVMESHLHLLSTMLASSPGLRDGIILLKVWLRQRDLDKGVGGFSGFIISMLVAFLVSTRKVSKSMSGYQVLRNVLQFLAATDLTVNGISLCRSLDPSLPAVADFHQAFSVVFVDPSGHLNLCADVTVPTYQQVQYEARLSMTVLDDKTVDGFQTLLMTRKPMIRTFDHVLHLHPVSCLYAACRKLKLWSELQDHGGDYVAAILPILTALLERGLGSRLTLLTHSRTSVPQWEINQNPPKHKDRGALSLGLLLRPEGLVSVLEMGPEADHPEAADFRQFWGSRSELRRFQDGSIREAVLWKAESMAEKRLLPHQVITHLLKLHAGIPDSYVHYVGGCLDPLIRVPKEAHSTGEEALAMVVRSYDQLSRQLWGLKGLPLPVTSVQGAHAALRYTDVFSPVPVWLDFTFHDHLEKRDALLPRPSKPCPVFVDAINVVCHLEGSGQWPQDADAIQRVRAAFQLRLAEMLTQEHGLQCSAKASHTDVYKDGYVFRVRVAYHREPQILKESCTPEGMITLRDTPASILLDRDTRQLPQLTSALHGLQQQHSAFSGVARLAKRWVRAQLLSDGLTEETLDLLAASLFLHPAPFTPPSSPQVGFLRFLSLLSTFDWKNNPLIVNLNGELKAEDQAEIHSHFLESRIRLPVMVIATPQDRSHSLWTKDKPSAQILHHLVNLAAKALPILEKQLMDPSQSGDIKMVFRPALDVYDVLIRLNPRHIPRHREAVDLPASSFSRGLLQSAGPCSRLPVLCYDPPSLYLAQLRKAFGDLALXFYDQHGGEVIGVLWRPDGFQPQPFKAASMQGRIVVTQNGDLVTVPNVEAILEDFAILGKGLVQTVEARSEKWTV